A genome region from Purpureocillium takamizusanense chromosome 8, complete sequence includes the following:
- a CDS encoding uncharacterized protein (antiSMASH:Cluster_8.2) has protein sequence MVFTSAANTGHSAEASASGNNMLQNASGTGGIGTGVTQDQASASSSTSMSTTTTTTTTTTTTMKTPTESFSASCGNTAATYEYPIAAQIIALRHTFSTGSSPRRLAQVGRQLFTLYEPSLDDPAVFRSDDMVRDFVNLNLQWSRAVRYAFDNAAEPVTHDVSLRTLELLHQDLNEDLQVWLICRNMKSQTS, from the coding sequence ATGGTGTTTACCTCTGCTGCAAATACCGGCCATTCTGCAGAAGCCTCTGCATCTGGAAACAACATGTTGCAGAACGCCAGCGGTACCGGCGGTatcggcaccggcgtcaCCCAAGACCAggcgtcggcatcctcgtcaacgtcaatgtcaaccaccaccaccaccaccacaacaacaacaacaacaatgaAAACACCAACAGAAAGCTTTTCGGCTTCTTGTGGTAACACTGCTGCCACATACGAATATCCCATCGCGGCGCAAATCATTGCCCTGCGACACACGTTCAGCACGGGCTCCTCCCCAAGACGACTAGCGCAGGTCGGCCGCCAGCTGTTCACGCTGTACGAGCCctcgctcgacgacccggccgtGTTTCGCAGTGATGACATGGTGCGGGATTTTGTGAACCTGAACCTGCAGTGGTCCCGCGCGGTGCGGTACGCGTTCGACAACGCGGCGGAGCCGGTGACGCACGACGTCAGCCTGCGGACTTTGGAGCTGCTTCACCAGGACTTGAACGAGGACTTGCAGGTATGGCTGATTTGCCGTAACATGAAAAGCCAGACGTCGTGA
- a CDS encoding uncharacterized protein (antiSMASH:Cluster_8.2~TransMembrane:7 (o27-50i129-149o169-193i205-225o260-281i307-330o336-357i)~COG:I~EggNog:ENOG503P88M), giving the protein MTDTSWGLLKPEGRTLAPLGLSLRRGLIAITVLALVSFIASATLFLYLSYKIILWRFFMRHPPARETQNPRLRNALQPTVNFRLGIDDIFPDGQGPQAESSVAAQALHQSSESPLPPSSCSKNPPPNQFLVLIYNLFLADMHQSLAFLLNTAWLQRDGIMVGTTTCWSQGFFVSTGDLSSSMFIMAIAFHTYMSVVQNRRPSHKLLYLLIVLIWIFVYAISLLPVGTTRNGRDAGGFFVRAGAWCWMNKDYENLRLVTHYLWIFMALGITSALYLSIFISLRRQQMQARKAAGPNAPQAELSHKPAFLIYPVIYVACTLPLALGRIATMAGLDVPIGYFCFAGGMIAFNGSFDCLLFGTTRNTIIFAAPCDVDTEDTGIKTFAFLQTPSREFGNMVWIQGGTGRGVRCMEDETAGGWWSWKRLRTTTGPAWPRPPQHRNTSQESLRGTAIQMDMVTTVVVEEEVEKDTQQRKDPEASLSEMTSTKSADRDYSDG; this is encoded by the exons ATGACTGATACCTCGTGGGGGCTCTTGAAGCCCGAGGGCCGTACGCTGGCCCCGCTGGGCCTGAGCCTCCGTCGTGGCCTCATCGCCATtaccgtcctcgccctcgtctcctttatcgcctcggccacccTCTTCCTCTACCTCTCCTACAAGATCATCCTGTGGCGCTTCTTTATGCGCCATCCCCCCGCCCGAGAGACTCAGAATCCCCGTCTCCGCAATGCCCTCCAGCCCACAGTCAACTTCAggctcggcatcgacgacatcttCCCCGATGGTCAAGGACCACAGGCCGAATCCTCAGTTGCCGCCCAGGCGCTGCACCAATCGTCTGAATCACCTCTGCCGCCTTCCTCTTGCTCCAAGAACCCGCCGCCGAATCagttcctcgtcctcatctaCAACCTTTTCCTCGCCGATATGCATCAGAGCCTGGCCTTTCTGCTCAACACGGCTTGGCTTcagcgcgacggcatcatggTCGGTACGACTACCTGCTGGTCGCAGGGCTTCTTTGTCTCCACCGGCGACTTGTCGTCAAGCATGTTCATCATGGCCATCGCGTTCCACACGTACATGTCTGTCGTCCAGAACCGTCGCCCTTCACACAAGTTGCTCTACCTGCTCATCGTCTTAATATGGATATTCGTCTATGCCATTTCTCTGCTGCCAGTGGGAACCACTCGCAATggccgcgacgctggcggctTCTTTGTGAGGGCTGGTGCATGG TGCTGGATGAACAAGGACTACGAGAATCTCCGTCTCGTCACGCACTATCTCTGGATCTTCATGGCGCTCGGCATCACATCGGCGCTCTACCTCTCTATATTCATCTCTCTTCGCCGCCAGCAAATGCAAGCGCGCAAAGCTGCAGGTCCGAACGCGCCCCAGGCCGAGCTGAGCCACAAGCCAGCCTTCCTCATCTACCCTGTCATCTACGTGGCGTGCACCCTGCCGCTCGCCCTGGGCCGCATCGCCACGATGGCGGGCCTGGACGTACCCATCGGTTACTTCTGCTTCGCCGGTGGCATGATCGCCTTCAACGGCTCCTTTGACTGCCTGTTGTTCGGAACCACACGTAACACCATCATCTTTGCGGCGCCCTGCGATGTCGACACCGAGGACACGGGTATCAAAACTTTTGCATTTCTGCAGACGCCATCGCGTGAATTCGGCAACATGGTCTGGATTCAGGGCGGCACAGGACGAGGGGTTCGCTGCATGGAGGACGAGACGgctggtgggtggtggtcgtggaAGCGGCTCAGGACTACTACGGGCCCAGCATGGCCCAGACCGCCGCAACATCGCAACACCAGTCAGGAGTCGCTTCGTGGTACGGCTATACAGATGGATATGGTAACGACCGTGGTCGTAGAAGAGGAGGTGGAGAAGGACACTCAGCAACGGAAAGACCCAGAGGCCTCCCTTAGCGAGATGACGTCGACCAAGAGCGCGGACAGAGACTACTCCGACGGCTAG
- a CDS encoding uncharacterized protein (antiSMASH:Cluster_8.2) encodes MAAQQPVATDDDEARQQLLQQRRPPNADTRGMTVAPWFRAGAATAGPDLMGEPEPETWKAMKRYWESKLALEEQLDLLQKLREAGDGGVGDTVNDQAVEAARAPLGDMLSEYELAFAAAEAQGWQPAWYPIPQSFKDARGQRRARRSEETNNLSQEKRDNTWPGGRAS; translated from the coding sequence atggccgcgcagcagccagtGGCcacagacgacgatgaagccaggcagcagctgctgcagcagagGCGTCCGCCAAACGCTGATACTCGAGGCATGACCGTGGCGCCCTGGTTCCGTGCTGGAGCCGCAACTGCCGGGCCCGACCTGATGggcgagccggagccggagacGTGGAAAGCCATGAAGCGCTACTGGGAATCCAAGCTGGCactcgaggagcagctggacCTGCTCCAGAAGCTGCGTGAGGccggtgacggtggcgtcggcgacacAGTCAAcgaccaggccgtcgaggcagCACGCGCGCCGCTCGGGGACATGCTCAGCGAGTACGAACTGGCattcgcggcggccgaggcgcagggaTGGCAGCCGGCGTGGTATCCAATTCCGCAGAGCTTCAAGGATGCGCGGGGCCAACGGCGAGCGAGACGAAGCGAGGAGACTAATAATCTGAGCCAAGAAAAGCGAGACAACACATGGCCAGGAGGGCGGGCATCTTAA
- the pfa5 gene encoding Protein S-acyltransferase (antiSMASH:Cluster_8.2~EggNog:ENOG503Q3K1~COG:I~TransMembrane:4 (o18-40i52-72o189-212i224-252o)), producing MARTAVSNRAATRWTVRIIPFVIVAAFGIGTYAVAGRLCVQYLYRTEGKSGLAVALLVLYFLFFVLSVATYLRTFLAVQLNPGLVPLLHEERGDLGEKRRASTSRRGRDPEANPWVPPDANPDSPGLEAFYSKDAFVCEVDGRPKWCSDCRQWKPDRAHHSSELGRCVRKMDHLCPWVGGMVSETSFNFFAQFTMYTTCFCSVCVAIGAYCLKLQNDEERPTDGWVIAVIVLSAVFTFFAFAMALTSLRFIFTNITNIDILRKRQQFYLAVRVPYDVLKRRSFPTIVYPLQPWPPEPPPPASAPPPHFGTAAGQSLAARDDQAKRMFAILRTEPGQNPWDLGYWGNWKSVMGNTPIEWLLPIRHSPCCNHDSMASDYPFGPLLDDLRKKHDIPDLSGDGSGRPEMQQTGQRA from the exons atggcgcgcaccgccgtcaGCAATCGTGCAGCCACCCGGTGGACGGTGCGCATCATCCCCTTCGTCATAGTCGCCGCGTTCGGCATCGGCACCTACGCGGTCGCGGGCCGCCTGTGTG TGCAATATCTCTATCGGACAGAGGGAAAGTCTGGGCTCGCAGTCGCCCTGCTCGTGCTCTACTTCTTGTTCTTCGTCCTGTCCGTCGCCACGTACCTGCGCACCTTCCTCGCCGTTCAGCTTAACCCGGGCCTGGTCCCCCTCCTGcacgaggagcgcggcgacctcggcgagaAGCGACGAGCTTCGacctcgcggcgcgggagagACCCCGAAGCGAATCCCTGGGTGCCGCCCGATGCGAACCCAGACAGccccggcctcgaggccttCTACAGCAAGGACGCCTTCGTCTgcgaggtcgacggccggccgaaATGGTGCTCCGACTGCAGGCAGTGGAAGCCGGACCGCGCGCACCACTCTAGCGAACTGGGCCGCTGCGTCCGCAAGATGGATCACCTATGCCCGTGGGTTGGCGGCATGGTGTCCGAGACCT CTTTCAATTTCTTCGCCCAATTCACAATGTATACCACTTGTTTCTGCTCCGTGTGTGTAGCAATAGGGGCATATTGCTTGAAGCTACAGAACGACGAGGAACGCCCGACTGACGGGTGGGTAATTGCCGTCATCGTGCTGTCGGCGGTGTTCACCTTCTTCGCCTTTGCCATGGCGCTGACATCGCTCCGCTTCATCTTTACAAACATCACCAACATCGACATACTCAGGAAGAGGCAGCAGTTCTACCTCGCGGTGCGCGTGCCCTACGATGTACTCAAGCGAAGGAGCTTCCCGACCATTGTGTACCCTCTCCAGCCATGGCCtccggagccgccgccgcccgccagcgccccgCCACCACATTTCGGcaccgcggccggccagagCCTCGCAGCCCGGGACGACCAGGCAAAGCGTATGTTTGCTATCCTGCGCACGGAACCTGGTCAGAACCCGTGGGACCTGGGCTACTGGGGGAACTGGAAATCGGTCATGGGCAACACGCCCATCGAGTGGCTGCTTCCCATCAGGCACTCGCCCTGCTGCAACCACGATAGCATGGCGAGCGACTATCCGTTCGGCCCGCTGCTCGACGATCTGAGGAAGAAGCATGATATTCCGGACCTGAGTGGGGACGGGTCCGGTCGGCCTGAGATGCAGCAGACGGGCCAGCGCGCGTAA
- a CDS encoding uncharacterized protein (antiSMASH:Cluster_8.2) produces MQSRFFHLTSIEMPWSLGAAARSDGLRLKDAAVHGLDPCCPSPPARASRLHRTQRPSRRPAPRDGDRPREATTSPVSLFKVRLVVLDEMWRSRPTLPRTAPALPPSFDRLAKLPVPLPF; encoded by the coding sequence ATGCAGTCACGTTTTTTCCACCTGACGTCAATTGAGATGCCCTGGtccctcggcgcggcggcgaggtccgACGGGTTGAGGCTGAAAGATGCAGCAGTGCATGGCTTGGATCCTTGCTGCCCATCGCCTCCAGCACGTGCCAGCCGACTGCACCGCACCCAGCGTCCCTcccgtcgccctgctcccAGGGACGGCGACCGACCGAGAGAGGCGACAACGTCGCCGGTGTCGCTCTTCAAGGTGAGGCTCGTTGTTCTGGACGAGATGTGGCGGAGCAGACCAACGTTGCCGAGGACCGCGCCTGCTCTGCCACCGTCATTCGACCGCCTGGCAAAGCTTCCCGTTCCCCTTCCGTTTTGA
- a CDS encoding uncharacterized protein (antiSMASH:Cluster_8.2) produces the protein MASHTSNNNNSVVFLAQEEVRQVYYFWTCHMCGGGPFWLSTTPGCVLCGHPRCTSCNVTSETA, from the coding sequence ATGGCTTCCCacaccagcaacaacaacaactccgtcgtcttcctcgcccaggAAGAGGTCCGCCAGGTCTACTACTTCTGGACCTGCCAtatgtgcggcggcggccccttCTGGCTCTCCACCACCCCCGGCTGCGTTCTGTGCGGCCACCCTCGCTGCACCTCGTGCAATGTGACCTCGGAGACGGCCTAG